The Pseudomonas berkeleyensis genome includes a region encoding these proteins:
- the glmM gene encoding phosphoglucosamine mutase, producing MARKYFGTDGIRGRVGQFPITPDFMLKLGWAAGMAFRKQGKCRILIGKDTRISGYMFESALEAGLAAAGADVQLLGPMPTPAIAYLTRTFQADAGIVISASHNPHDDNGIKFFSSEGTKLPDDVELMIEELLDQPMTVVESAGIGKASRINDASGRYIEFCKGSVPSGTSFKGLKIVVDCAHGAAYKVAPSVFRELGAEVKVMAAQPDGLNINDGCGSTHIAGLQAEVLAHGADLGIAFDGDADRVLMVDQYGAMVDGDELLFIIARDLQERGRLHGGVVGTLMSNLGLELALAELNIPFVRAKVGDRYVIAELLARNWLLGGENSGHLVCFQHTTTGDAIIAALQVLMALKRRQQTLVEARTALKKCPQVLVNVRLAGAADPLEHPSVKEACARVTERMAGRGRVLLRKSGTEPLVRVMVEGDDEGQVRSYADELAKIVAEVCA from the coding sequence ATGGCTAGAAAGTACTTCGGCACCGACGGTATTCGGGGGCGCGTCGGGCAGTTTCCCATTACCCCGGATTTCATGCTCAAGCTCGGCTGGGCGGCGGGTATGGCATTTCGTAAGCAGGGCAAGTGCCGCATTCTGATCGGTAAGGACACGCGCATTTCCGGCTATATGTTCGAGTCCGCGTTGGAGGCTGGACTTGCTGCAGCCGGTGCTGATGTGCAGTTGCTCGGCCCGATGCCGACGCCGGCAATTGCCTATCTGACCCGTACCTTCCAGGCTGATGCCGGTATCGTCATCAGTGCCTCGCACAATCCGCATGACGACAATGGCATCAAGTTCTTCTCCAGTGAGGGCACCAAGTTGCCCGATGATGTGGAGCTGATGATCGAAGAGCTGCTCGATCAGCCGATGACCGTGGTCGAATCGGCCGGTATCGGCAAGGCCTCGCGCATCAACGATGCCTCGGGTCGCTATATCGAGTTCTGCAAGGGCAGCGTGCCCAGCGGTACCAGCTTCAAGGGCCTGAAGATCGTCGTCGATTGCGCTCATGGCGCCGCCTACAAGGTCGCGCCCAGCGTGTTCCGTGAATTGGGCGCCGAAGTGAAGGTGATGGCGGCGCAGCCTGATGGTCTCAATATCAATGATGGCTGTGGCTCGACGCATATTGCGGGCTTGCAAGCTGAGGTTCTGGCGCACGGCGCTGATCTGGGTATCGCTTTCGATGGTGATGCTGATCGTGTGCTGATGGTCGATCAGTATGGTGCGATGGTCGATGGTGATGAGCTGCTGTTCATCATTGCGCGTGATCTGCAGGAGCGTGGTCGCTTGCACGGCGGTGTAGTCGGTACCTTGATGAGTAATCTGGGGCTGGAGCTGGCGCTGGCCGAGCTGAACATTCCCTTTGTGCGTGCCAAGGTCGGTGATCGCTATGTGATCGCTGAGCTGCTGGCGCGCAACTGGTTGCTCGGTGGTGAAAATTCGGGGCACCTGGTGTGCTTCCAGCACACGACCACGGGGGATGCGATCATCGCTGCGCTTCAAGTGCTGATGGCGCTCAAGCGTCGCCAGCAGACGCTGGTGGAGGCGCGCACGGCTCTGAAGAAGTGTCCTCAGGTGCTGGTCAACGTGCGCCTGGCTGGTGCGGCCGATCCGCTGGAGCACCCTTCCGTGAAGGAGGCCTGTGCACGCGTAACCGAGCGCATGGCTGGCCGTGGTCGCGTGCTGTTGCGCAAGTCGGGTACCGAGCCGCTGGTGCGGGTAATGGTCGAGGGTGATGATGAGGGCCAGGTGCGCAGCTATGCCGATGAATTGGCTAAGATTGTTGCTGAAGTCTGTGCTTGA